One window from the genome of Rhodococcus sp. ABRD24 encodes:
- the lexA gene encoding transcriptional repressor LexA: MKDDSSSPSGESGTHGSHTKSPVETPTGSTSSSTTRSTDSPTEVRIGGAAGAKLTDRQRKVLEVIRASVAERGYPPSIREIGDAVGLASTSSVAHQLRTLEHKGFLRRDANRPRAVDVRGFDDAQTGSGGTATVDADQLPAPAFVPVLGRIAAGGPILAEEAVEDVFPLPRELVGQGSLFLLKVVGESMIDAAICDGDWVVVRQQSVAENGDIVAAMIDGEATVKTFKRTGKDVWLMPHNALFDPIPGNDAAILGKVVTVMRKI, encoded by the coding sequence ATGAAGGACGACAGCTCGAGCCCTTCCGGCGAGTCCGGGACTCACGGGTCGCACACGAAGTCGCCCGTGGAGACCCCCACTGGGTCCACAAGTAGTTCCACGACGAGATCCACCGATTCACCCACCGAGGTACGCATCGGTGGAGCGGCAGGCGCCAAGCTCACCGACCGCCAGCGCAAGGTACTCGAGGTGATCCGGGCGTCGGTCGCCGAGCGCGGCTACCCACCCAGCATCCGGGAGATCGGGGATGCGGTCGGGCTTGCCTCCACGTCCTCGGTGGCGCACCAGCTGCGCACTCTCGAGCACAAGGGGTTCCTGCGTCGCGATGCCAATCGCCCACGAGCGGTGGACGTCCGCGGATTCGACGACGCGCAGACCGGAAGCGGCGGAACGGCCACGGTCGATGCCGATCAGCTCCCGGCGCCGGCGTTCGTGCCGGTGCTCGGCCGGATCGCCGCTGGTGGGCCGATTCTCGCGGAGGAAGCCGTCGAGGATGTCTTCCCGTTGCCGCGCGAACTGGTCGGCCAGGGTTCACTGTTCCTGCTCAAGGTCGTCGGCGAGTCGATGATCGATGCCGCCATCTGCGACGGTGACTGGGTCGTGGTCCGTCAGCAGAGCGTCGCCGAGAACGGCGACATCGTCGCGGCGATGATCGACGGCGAGGCGACCGTCAAGACATTCAAACGCACCGGCAAGGACGTGTGGCTCATGCCGCACAATGCGCTGTTCGACCCCATCCCGGGCAACGACGCCGCCATCCTCGGCAAGGTTGTCACCGTGATGCGCAAGATCTGA
- a CDS encoding LysM peptidoglycan-binding domain-containing protein yields MALSGNGSAPVEVAQSPRRRPGSSCVERESLRTAREYDAVRRRRSGRHDPRRPTPGLVRYGTTSNGVSRAVHPQRRKTSGFGGVVATMVITASIVVGLDALANLSVGVSDGVPAETGAVHVRGGESLSDVAARVAPDAPVAKVVDRIMQLNDMSSAGVRAGQTLIAPVALVR; encoded by the coding sequence ATGGCACTTTCGGGGAATGGATCGGCACCTGTCGAGGTGGCGCAGTCGCCGCGGCGGCGACCCGGCTCGTCCTGCGTGGAGCGTGAGTCGCTGCGCACGGCGCGTGAATACGATGCGGTGCGACGCCGCCGGTCCGGCAGGCACGATCCGCGGCGCCCGACGCCGGGGTTGGTGCGCTACGGCACGACGTCGAACGGCGTGTCCCGTGCGGTGCACCCCCAGCGCAGGAAGACCTCCGGTTTCGGCGGTGTCGTGGCCACCATGGTGATCACCGCGAGCATCGTGGTCGGCTTGGATGCACTGGCCAATCTGAGTGTCGGAGTATCCGACGGTGTTCCGGCGGAGACCGGGGCGGTGCATGTGCGGGGCGGCGAATCGCTGAGCGATGTCGCGGCACGGGTGGCTCCGGACGCGCCGGTGGCGAAAGTGGTCGACAGGATCATGCAGTTGAACGACATGTCGAGTGCTGGTGTGCGGGCCGGGCAGACGCTGATTGCACCTGTTGCGCTCGTGCGCTGA
- the nrdR gene encoding transcriptional regulator NrdR yields MHCPFCRHPDSRVVDSREADEGAAIRRRRSCPECGRRFTTVETAVLAVVKRSGVTEPFSREKVVQGVRRACQGRQVDNDALNLLAQQVEDAVRASGSPEIPSHEVGLAILGPLRDLDEVAYLRFASVYRSFSSAEDFEREIKDLRTHRENRGAELSGAEPNAG; encoded by the coding sequence ATGCACTGCCCGTTCTGTCGGCACCCTGATTCACGCGTGGTCGATTCTCGTGAGGCCGACGAGGGCGCGGCGATCCGGCGCCGACGGTCCTGCCCCGAGTGCGGTCGCCGCTTCACAACTGTGGAGACCGCGGTCCTTGCAGTGGTCAAGCGGAGCGGCGTCACCGAGCCGTTCAGTCGGGAGAAGGTGGTCCAGGGCGTCCGCCGGGCCTGCCAAGGCCGACAGGTGGACAACGATGCACTGAATTTGCTTGCGCAGCAGGTGGAGGACGCCGTCCGGGCGTCCGGATCCCCAGAGATTCCGAGCCACGAGGTGGGACTGGCCATTCTCGGTCCGCTGCGCGATCTCGACGAGGTCGCCTACCTGCGTTTCGCGTCGGTGTACCGGTCTTTCAGTTCGGCAGAGGATTTCGAGCGGGAGATCAAGGATCTCCGCACTCATCGGGAGAACCGCGGCGCCGAGCTGTCCGGGGCCGAACCGAACGCCGGATAG
- the hrpA gene encoding ATP-dependent RNA helicase HrpA, translating into MSTTPSAAEPGIDRRQAKKRLGALTLRDEHRLRRRLDRAKSPSALAALNAEIAAAEFRIAERQAQVPAITYPDSLPVTQRRDDIAAAIASHQVVIVAGETGSGKTTQIPKICLELGRGIRGMIGHTQPRRLAARTVAERIAEELGRELGDTVGYTVRFTDHVSDSTLVKLMTDGILLAEIQRDRMLRRYDTLIIDEAHERSLNIDFILGYLKELLPRRPDLKVIITSATIDPERFAEHFSVDGVAAPIVEVSGRTFPVEMRYRPLTIEVGEQTFDRDPVDAVCEAVDELCAEGDGDILVFLSGEREIRDTADALRDRKLRHTEIVPLYARLSAAEQHKVFSPHTGRRVVLSTNVAETSLTVPGIRYVIDPGTARISRYSVRTKVQRLPIEPISQASARQRSGRCGRVADGICIRLYSEEDFESRPQFTEPEILRTNLASVVLQMTALGLGDIGAFPFVEPPDPRAIRDGIALLEELGAITAGAKTNGPELTGTGRELAQLPVDPRMARMLVEAHKNGCLREMLVIVSAMSIQDVRERPAEFQQAADSKHARFNVENSDFLAYLKLWEYLHDQRKELSSNQFRKMCRTEFLHWLRIREWQDLHGQLRQITRGLGWETSDSGSAAAETAIHQSLLAGLLSHIGLREGDKRDFLGARGSRFAIFPGSGLFKKPPRWVMAAELVETSRLWARMTARIEPEWAEKLAPHLVKRTYSEPHWSTKQACAMAYERVTLYGVPLVTGRPVTYSSIDPEASRELFIRHALVQGEWQTQHKFFHANRALLDDVEELEHRARRRDILVDDETLFQFYDERVGAEAVSGRHFDTWWKKTRRDDPNLLTFTTSTVVNADSAAVLEGEYPDAWRQGDMQFPLTYQFEPGTEEDGVTARIPVALLAGLRPVGFDWLVPGLRTELVTALIKTLPKNIRRQVVPAPDFAAAALASVKPRSEPLVHAMARELSRLGSCRIDPTDFDVVSLPPHLRMTFAAVDEKGTVLGRDKSLAALRRSLAPRVKVEVAKATSSTERAPAPVWTAQTLGTLPATVTRTLGGQQVTGYPALVPEESGVAVRVLTTAAAQRAAMRSGTRQLLLNAIPTQARSATAGMSNSERLALGQNPDGSFDALLEDARACAVDELIAENGGPVLDPAAFDALTTKVRAQLPTRVAALLRLLLPALAESHRLAVVLDRAGGEAADDVREQKESLLFPGFVAELGTRRLRDLPRYLTAAVQRLEALPGSAQRDRVGMDALDRVYAAYDRMLSALPEERHGAEDVTEILWMIEELRVSLFAQTLGTAIPVSEKRVLKAIDRIRR; encoded by the coding sequence ATGTCGACCACACCTTCTGCAGCCGAACCCGGTATCGATCGCCGCCAGGCGAAGAAGCGACTCGGTGCGCTCACTCTGCGCGACGAACACCGGCTACGCCGCCGGCTCGATCGTGCCAAGTCCCCGTCCGCGCTTGCCGCGCTGAACGCGGAGATAGCCGCCGCCGAATTCCGGATCGCCGAACGCCAGGCCCAGGTACCAGCGATCACGTACCCGGATTCGCTGCCGGTGACACAGCGCCGCGACGATATCGCGGCGGCCATCGCATCCCACCAGGTCGTGATCGTGGCCGGCGAGACCGGTTCCGGTAAGACCACCCAGATCCCGAAGATCTGTCTCGAGCTCGGCCGCGGCATCCGCGGCATGATCGGGCACACCCAGCCTCGCCGGCTGGCCGCGCGGACGGTCGCCGAACGCATCGCCGAGGAGCTGGGGCGCGAGCTCGGCGACACCGTCGGCTACACCGTCCGGTTCACCGATCACGTCTCCGACTCGACACTCGTCAAACTCATGACCGACGGCATCCTCCTCGCCGAGATCCAGCGTGACCGGATGCTGCGCCGCTACGACACCCTGATCATCGACGAGGCCCACGAACGCAGCCTCAACATCGATTTCATCCTCGGCTACCTCAAGGAACTGCTGCCTCGCCGACCCGACCTCAAGGTGATCATCACCTCGGCCACGATCGACCCGGAGCGCTTTGCCGAGCACTTTTCGGTAGACGGCGTCGCGGCCCCCATCGTCGAGGTCTCGGGCCGCACCTTCCCCGTCGAGATGCGATACCGGCCACTCACCATCGAGGTGGGCGAGCAGACCTTCGACCGCGACCCCGTCGATGCGGTGTGCGAGGCCGTCGACGAGCTGTGCGCAGAAGGAGACGGCGACATCCTGGTGTTCCTCTCGGGCGAACGAGAGATCCGCGACACCGCTGATGCACTGCGCGACCGCAAGCTCCGGCACACCGAGATCGTGCCGCTGTATGCGCGTCTGTCGGCCGCCGAACAGCACAAGGTGTTCTCCCCGCACACCGGACGACGAGTGGTGTTGTCCACCAACGTCGCCGAAACATCGCTGACGGTGCCCGGTATCCGCTACGTGATCGACCCTGGCACCGCCCGCATCTCCCGCTATTCGGTCCGCACCAAGGTCCAGCGGCTGCCGATCGAACCGATCTCGCAGGCGTCCGCGCGTCAGCGTTCCGGCCGGTGCGGTCGTGTCGCGGACGGCATCTGCATACGGCTGTACTCGGAAGAGGATTTCGAGTCTCGGCCGCAGTTCACCGAACCGGAGATCCTGCGTACCAACCTCGCGTCCGTCGTGCTGCAGATGACGGCCCTCGGACTCGGCGACATCGGCGCATTCCCATTCGTCGAACCGCCGGACCCGCGTGCGATCCGCGACGGCATCGCGCTGCTCGAGGAACTCGGCGCCATCACCGCCGGGGCGAAGACCAACGGACCTGAGCTCACCGGCACCGGACGCGAACTCGCCCAGCTCCCCGTCGATCCGCGGATGGCGCGAATGCTCGTCGAGGCGCACAAGAACGGCTGCCTGCGCGAGATGCTCGTCATCGTCTCGGCGATGTCCATCCAGGACGTCCGCGAGCGCCCCGCCGAGTTCCAGCAGGCCGCCGACAGCAAGCACGCTCGGTTCAACGTCGAGAACTCCGACTTCCTCGCCTACCTGAAGCTGTGGGAATACCTGCATGATCAGCGGAAGGAGCTCAGCTCCAACCAGTTCCGCAAAATGTGCCGCACCGAGTTCCTGCATTGGCTGCGCATCCGCGAGTGGCAGGACCTGCACGGCCAGCTCCGCCAAATCACACGTGGACTCGGTTGGGAGACATCCGATTCCGGCTCCGCAGCGGCGGAGACCGCGATCCACCAGTCACTGCTCGCCGGCCTGCTTTCGCACATCGGCCTGCGAGAGGGCGACAAGCGGGACTTCCTCGGCGCCCGCGGCAGCCGCTTCGCCATCTTCCCCGGGTCCGGCCTGTTCAAGAAGCCCCCGCGGTGGGTGATGGCCGCCGAACTGGTGGAGACCTCACGCCTGTGGGCGCGAATGACGGCCCGCATCGAACCGGAGTGGGCAGAAAAGCTCGCCCCGCACCTGGTCAAACGAACCTACTCCGAACCGCACTGGTCCACGAAGCAGGCATGCGCGATGGCCTACGAGCGGGTGACGCTCTACGGCGTGCCCCTCGTCACCGGCCGGCCGGTGACCTACAGCTCCATCGACCCGGAAGCATCGCGGGAGCTGTTCATCAGGCATGCGCTGGTGCAGGGTGAATGGCAGACCCAGCACAAGTTCTTCCACGCCAACCGCGCGCTGCTCGACGACGTCGAGGAGCTCGAGCATCGGGCCCGCCGCCGCGACATCCTCGTCGACGACGAGACCCTCTTCCAGTTCTACGACGAACGGGTCGGCGCGGAGGCGGTGTCCGGCAGGCACTTCGACACGTGGTGGAAGAAGACCCGCCGCGACGATCCGAACCTGCTGACCTTCACCACCTCAACGGTCGTCAACGCCGATTCGGCAGCAGTGCTCGAGGGCGAGTACCCCGATGCGTGGCGCCAGGGCGACATGCAGTTCCCGCTCACCTACCAGTTCGAGCCCGGAACCGAGGAGGACGGCGTCACCGCCCGTATTCCCGTCGCACTTCTCGCCGGACTGCGGCCGGTCGGCTTCGACTGGCTGGTTCCGGGATTGCGCACCGAACTCGTCACCGCACTGATCAAGACTCTGCCGAAGAACATTCGACGCCAGGTGGTTCCGGCACCCGATTTCGCGGCGGCGGCGCTCGCGTCGGTGAAGCCGCGGTCGGAGCCGCTGGTCCATGCCATGGCACGTGAACTCTCCAGGCTCGGCTCGTGCCGGATCGACCCCACGGACTTCGACGTGGTCTCGCTGCCACCGCACCTACGAATGACGTTCGCAGCGGTCGATGAGAAGGGCACGGTCCTCGGCCGGGACAAGAGCTTGGCGGCGTTGCGTCGTTCGCTCGCGCCACGCGTGAAGGTGGAAGTCGCCAAGGCTACGTCCAGCACGGAACGGGCACCGGCACCGGTGTGGACTGCGCAGACTCTCGGCACGCTGCCCGCCACGGTCACCCGGACGCTCGGTGGCCAGCAGGTCACCGGCTATCCGGCGCTGGTGCCGGAAGAATCGGGCGTCGCGGTTCGGGTGCTCACTACAGCGGCCGCGCAACGTGCCGCGATGCGATCTGGAACCCGGCAGCTCCTGCTCAATGCGATTCCCACGCAGGCCAGATCGGCAACCGCCGGAATGAGCAATAGCGAACGACTGGCACTCGGCCAGAACCCGGACGGCTCGTTCGACGCCCTGCTCGAGGATGCGCGCGCATGCGCTGTCGACGAACTGATCGCCGAAAACGGTGGCCCCGTACTCGATCCCGCCGCATTCGACGCCCTCACCACCAAGGTGCGTGCACAGCTTCCGACCCGCGTCGCGGCATTGCTGCGGCTACTGCTGCCGGCGCTCGCCGAATCGCACCGCCTCGCGGTGGTTCTCGACCGCGCCGGTGGCGAAGCGGCCGACGACGTACGTGAACAGAAGGAATCGTTACTGTTCCCCGGTTTCGTGGCAGAACTCGGGACCCGGCGGCTCCGGGATCTGCCCCGCTATCTGACGGCCGCGGTCCAGCGACTCGAGGCGCTGCCCGGCAGTGCGCAGCGCGACCGCGTCGGAATGGACGCCCTGGACCGTGTGTACGCCGCATACGACCGCATGCTGTCGGCGCTACCCGAGGAGCGACATGGCGCCGAGGACGTCACCGAGATTCTGTGGATGATTGAGGAACTGCGTGTGAGCCTGTTCGCACAGACTCTCGGCACCGCGATTCCGGTGTCGGAGAAGCGGGTGCTCAAGGCAATCGACCGCATCCGACGGTAG
- a CDS encoding aminotransferase class III-fold pyridoxal phosphate-dependent enzyme, with protein sequence MAGALWHGFADMGAVHRDGAFVVTRGEGAYIWDDTGTRYLDATAGLWFTNVGHGRTEIADAVAAQLSKVAHFSNFGDFTSDTTVALAERLAAIAPVPGSKVFFTSGGSDSVDSAAKLARRYWTEVGRPSKKLIVGRQKAYHGMHVAGTALAGIPVNREGYGELMADARTVDWDDAKGLLELIEREGADAIAAFFCEPIIGAGGIYLPPEGYLSEVREICREHEILFVVDEVVTGFGRIGGSWFASSRFDLQPDMITTAKGLTSGYVPMGAVFVAPNVAEPFFSGGVWWRHGYTYGGHAGAAAAAMANLDIVERENLLGESKRLEASLHEHLAPLAEHERVAEVRSGLGAVAAVQLADPAAALPFVKTLREFGISGRAAGQGAMQFSPSFVMTDEQVAEMAAGVAKALG encoded by the coding sequence ATGGCTGGAGCACTGTGGCACGGGTTCGCAGATATGGGGGCGGTGCATCGCGACGGTGCGTTCGTCGTCACCCGCGGTGAAGGCGCCTACATCTGGGACGACACCGGCACCCGGTACCTCGACGCCACGGCAGGCCTGTGGTTCACGAACGTCGGGCACGGGCGCACCGAGATCGCGGACGCGGTTGCGGCGCAGCTGTCGAAGGTGGCGCACTTCTCGAACTTCGGAGACTTCACGTCCGACACCACCGTGGCGCTCGCGGAGCGGCTTGCGGCGATCGCGCCGGTGCCCGGATCCAAGGTGTTCTTCACGTCGGGTGGTTCCGACTCGGTCGACTCCGCTGCAAAGCTCGCTCGCCGGTACTGGACGGAAGTGGGCCGGCCGTCTAAGAAGCTGATCGTCGGACGGCAGAAGGCGTACCACGGCATGCACGTCGCCGGCACCGCGCTCGCCGGCATCCCGGTCAACCGGGAGGGCTACGGCGAACTGATGGCCGACGCGCGCACCGTCGACTGGGATGACGCGAAGGGCCTGCTCGAACTGATCGAGCGTGAAGGCGCCGACGCCATCGCGGCCTTCTTCTGCGAACCGATCATCGGCGCCGGCGGCATCTACCTGCCACCCGAGGGCTACCTGTCGGAGGTCCGCGAGATCTGTCGCGAGCACGAGATTCTGTTCGTCGTCGACGAGGTCGTCACTGGTTTCGGGCGGATCGGTGGATCGTGGTTTGCGTCCAGCCGCTTCGACCTGCAACCGGACATGATCACCACTGCGAAGGGGCTCACCTCCGGTTACGTTCCGATGGGCGCGGTTTTCGTCGCACCGAACGTCGCTGAGCCGTTCTTCAGCGGTGGCGTGTGGTGGCGCCACGGCTACACCTACGGCGGCCATGCCGGTGCTGCGGCCGCGGCCATGGCGAACTTGGACATCGTCGAGCGGGAGAACCTGCTGGGCGAGTCGAAGCGACTCGAGGCGTCCTTGCATGAGCACCTCGCTCCGCTTGCCGAGCATGAGCGGGTCGCGGAGGTGCGCAGCGGGCTCGGGGCGGTGGCGGCCGTTCAGCTGGCCGATCCCGCGGCGGCGCTGCCGTTCGTGAAGACGCTCCGCGAGTTCGGGATCTCCGGCCGCGCCGCCGGCCAGGGAGCGATGCAGTTCTCGCCATCATTCGTGATGACCGACGAGCAGGTCGCCGAGATGGCGGCCGGAGTCGCCAAGGCTCTCGGCTGA
- a CDS encoding transglycosylase family protein has product MTNFTFKRALGAVVAAGSVVAIPLAISTGTASAAGHDWSGVAECESSGNWAANTGNGFYGGLQFTQSTWEAYGGSGSAHNASKAEQIRVAENVLEGQGVGAWPVCGQYLESGSTPGAVASVAQPVVESAPVVQQQVPEWAPTVSAGVGTYVVQLGDTLSQIAATHGVSLANLASQVSNPDLIFPGQALSV; this is encoded by the coding sequence ATGACCAACTTCACCTTCAAGCGCGCCCTCGGGGCCGTAGTGGCCGCCGGATCTGTCGTCGCGATCCCACTGGCGATCAGCACGGGCACGGCTTCGGCGGCGGGCCACGACTGGTCCGGCGTCGCGGAGTGCGAATCGTCCGGCAACTGGGCGGCCAATACCGGCAACGGCTTCTACGGCGGCCTCCAGTTCACCCAGAGCACGTGGGAGGCCTACGGTGGATCCGGCAGCGCGCACAACGCGAGCAAGGCCGAGCAGATCCGCGTCGCCGAGAACGTTCTCGAGGGTCAGGGTGTCGGCGCGTGGCCGGTGTGCGGCCAGTACCTCGAGAGCGGAAGCACCCCGGGCGCAGTTGCTTCGGTGGCACAGCCTGTCGTCGAGTCGGCTCCGGTTGTGCAGCAGCAGGTTCCCGAGTGGGCACCGACCGTCAGTGCCGGCGTCGGCACCTACGTCGTGCAGCTCGGTGACACCCTCTCTCAGATCGCCGCGACGCACGGCGTCTCGCTGGCGAACCTGGCGAGCCAGGTGTCCAATCCCGATCTCATCTTCCCCGGACAGGCCTTGTCCGTCTGA
- a CDS encoding carboxymuconolactone decarboxylase family protein, whose translation MSVENLKNSLPEYAKDLKLNLSSLARSTELNEQQLWGTFLAAAAATKSATVLREISEEAADNLSAEAYNAALGAASIMGMNNVSYRAKSYLGDDFAQVRMGLRMNIIGSPGVEKADFELWSLAVSTINGCHDCTAAHDAVVRKEGLTKEQVWEAVKIAATLQGVAQAVFANETLA comes from the coding sequence ATGTCGGTCGAGAACCTCAAGAACTCGCTTCCCGAGTACGCGAAGGACCTCAAGCTCAACCTCAGCTCCCTTGCGCGTTCGACGGAACTGAACGAACAACAGCTGTGGGGCACCTTCCTCGCCGCCGCGGCCGCCACCAAGTCGGCGACCGTACTGCGGGAGATTTCGGAAGAGGCCGCTGACAACCTCTCCGCAGAGGCGTACAACGCCGCCCTCGGCGCGGCGTCGATCATGGGCATGAACAATGTGTCCTACCGCGCAAAGAGCTACCTCGGTGATGACTTCGCACAGGTGCGCATGGGCCTGCGGATGAACATCATCGGCAGCCCCGGCGTCGAGAAGGCCGACTTCGAGCTGTGGTCGCTCGCGGTGTCCACCATCAACGGCTGCCACGATTGCACGGCCGCCCACGATGCCGTGGTCCGCAAGGAGGGCCTCACCAAGGAACAGGTCTGGGAGGCCGTCAAGATCGCGGCGACCCTCCAGGGTGTTGCCCAGGCCGTCTTCGCGAACGAGACGCTCGCCTGA
- a CDS encoding peroxiredoxin yields MALLTIGDQFPAYNLTAVIGGDLSKVDAKQPDDYFTTVTSDDYAGKWRIVFFWPKDFTFVCPTEIAAFGKLNDEFADRDAQVLGASVDNEFVHFQWRAQHEDLKTLPFPMLSDLKRELAEATGVLNADGVADRATFIIDPNNEIQFVSVTAGSVGRNVDEVLRVLDALQSDELCACNWKKGDPTINAGELMSEGI; encoded by the coding sequence ATGGCTCTGCTGACCATCGGCGACCAGTTCCCGGCATACAACCTGACCGCCGTGATCGGCGGCGACCTGTCCAAGGTCGACGCCAAGCAACCCGACGACTACTTCACCACGGTCACCAGCGATGACTACGCCGGTAAGTGGCGCATCGTTTTCTTCTGGCCCAAGGACTTCACCTTCGTGTGCCCCACCGAGATTGCCGCCTTCGGCAAGCTCAACGACGAATTCGCGGACCGCGACGCCCAGGTGCTCGGCGCCTCGGTCGACAACGAGTTCGTGCACTTCCAGTGGCGTGCACAGCACGAGGATCTCAAGACCCTCCCCTTCCCGATGCTCTCGGACCTCAAGCGTGAGCTGGCCGAGGCGACCGGCGTCCTGAACGCCGACGGCGTCGCGGACCGCGCCACCTTCATCATCGACCCGAACAACGAAATCCAGTTCGTGTCTGTCACGGCCGGTTCCGTGGGCCGCAATGTCGACGAGGTCCTGCGCGTCCTCGACGCCCTGCAGTCCGACGAGCTGTGCGCCTGCAACTGGAAGAAGGGCGACCCGACGATCAACGCCGGCGAGCTCATGTCCGAGGGCATCTGA
- a CDS encoding hydrogen peroxide-inducible genes activator, whose protein sequence is MADGIYQPTLPQLRAFVAVAEYRHFGTAAARLNVSQPTLSQALAALENGLGVQLIERSTRRVLVTPAGSALLTQAKAILEAADGFVATAAGVGDALAGALRIGLIPTVAPYVLPALLPALRRELPAVTPQVVEDQTARLLEALRGGVLDVAVLALPSEATGMIEIPLYTEDFVLVVPREHALAGRTDLRPRVLDDLPLLLLDEGHCLRDQTLDLCRSVDAHPASGDTRATSLTTVVQCVAGGLGVTLVPESAVAVETARGDLATARFASPAPGRTIGLVFRASSGRAEKFGRLGEIVKSVAPVSTGDSVLD, encoded by the coding sequence ATGGCTGATGGAATCTACCAACCCACACTGCCGCAGCTGCGTGCCTTCGTGGCGGTGGCCGAGTATCGCCACTTCGGCACGGCCGCTGCACGTTTGAATGTGAGCCAGCCCACACTTTCGCAGGCGCTCGCGGCGCTCGAGAACGGCCTCGGGGTCCAGTTGATAGAGCGCAGTACCCGGCGGGTCCTGGTCACTCCGGCGGGCTCGGCCCTCTTGACTCAGGCGAAGGCGATCCTCGAGGCCGCTGACGGATTTGTCGCGACCGCGGCAGGTGTCGGCGACGCCCTTGCCGGGGCGCTGCGAATCGGGTTGATCCCCACGGTTGCCCCGTACGTGCTGCCGGCGTTGCTGCCCGCGCTCCGCCGCGAACTACCTGCGGTGACACCGCAGGTAGTCGAGGACCAGACCGCCCGACTGCTCGAGGCGCTACGCGGAGGGGTGCTCGACGTCGCGGTGCTCGCTTTGCCGTCGGAGGCGACCGGGATGATCGAGATTCCACTCTATACAGAGGATTTCGTCTTGGTTGTGCCACGGGAGCACGCGCTGGCTGGACGCACCGATCTGCGCCCGCGGGTGCTCGACGATCTGCCGTTACTGCTATTGGACGAGGGGCACTGTCTGCGCGACCAAACGTTGGATCTGTGTCGGTCGGTGGATGCGCATCCAGCCTCCGGCGACACCCGGGCGACCTCACTCACCACGGTCGTGCAGTGCGTGGCAGGCGGACTCGGCGTGACGTTGGTGCCGGAATCTGCGGTCGCGGTCGAAACCGCACGCGGCGACCTGGCGACGGCCCGATTCGCCTCGCCCGCTCCGGGACGCACCATCGGATTGGTGTTCAGGGCGTCGAGTGGCCGCGCGGAGAAGTTCGGCCGGTTGGGTGAGATCGTGAAGTCCGTTGCGCCTGTCTCGACCGGTGATAGCGTCCTTGACTGA
- a CDS encoding alpha/beta hydrolase family protein, translating into MNGGVAQAAGSLDVGSLATGSVGSGSSIPGPLQEDPGPVPVLRDDIVTPAVVAETSPSAQVRQLTIESPALRREVTVQVLLPADRSEPRPVLYMLDGVSARPNNSGWMTLGRAPEFFSDKDVNVVLINGGRGSMYADWDRTDPKLGWNKWETFITEELPPLIDAKLGANGVNAIAGNSMGAQAAVMLAHRHPELYSGIAAYSGCFSTNDTLGRLTVQTTVTSQGGDPANMWSAPNGPQWKAHDTLLNAEKLRGKEIYLSVGNGVPGASETDTDAQTLLVGAALEAGSKVCTEVLDARLEMLRIPATVTYEPQGVHAWAYWDDQLPKSWPTLRKALGL; encoded by the coding sequence ATGAACGGCGGTGTTGCGCAGGCGGCCGGCAGCCTCGATGTGGGAAGCCTCGCAACTGGGAGCGTCGGATCGGGGTCGTCGATTCCCGGTCCGCTACAGGAGGATCCGGGGCCGGTGCCGGTTCTCCGCGACGACATCGTGACCCCGGCCGTTGTCGCGGAGACGTCGCCGTCCGCGCAGGTGCGCCAGCTGACCATCGAGTCACCCGCGCTCCGGCGCGAGGTCACCGTCCAGGTCCTTCTCCCCGCCGACAGGTCCGAGCCGCGCCCAGTCCTGTACATGCTCGACGGCGTCAGTGCGCGCCCGAACAACAGCGGCTGGATGACCCTCGGACGGGCGCCGGAGTTCTTCTCCGACAAGGACGTCAATGTGGTGCTGATCAATGGTGGCCGCGGCAGCATGTACGCCGATTGGGACCGGACCGACCCCAAGCTGGGCTGGAACAAGTGGGAGACCTTCATCACCGAGGAGCTGCCGCCGCTGATCGACGCGAAGCTCGGTGCCAACGGTGTCAACGCCATCGCGGGTAACTCGATGGGCGCGCAGGCTGCAGTGATGTTGGCGCACCGGCACCCCGAGCTGTACTCCGGCATCGCGGCTTACAGCGGCTGCTTCTCCACCAATGACACTCTCGGCCGACTGACCGTGCAGACCACGGTGACCTCGCAGGGCGGCGACCCGGCGAACATGTGGTCCGCGCCCAACGGCCCGCAGTGGAAGGCACACGACACTCTGCTCAACGCGGAGAAACTGCGCGGCAAGGAGATCTACCTGTCGGTGGGCAATGGCGTGCCCGGTGCCTCCGAGACCGATACGGATGCACAGACCCTGCTGGTCGGTGCCGCGCTCGAGGCCGGATCCAAGGTTTGCACCGAGGTACTCGACGCCCGCCTCGAGATGCTGAGGATTCCGGCTACCGTGACCTACGAGCCGCAAGGGGTGCACGCCTGGGCCTACTGGGATGATCAGCTGCCCAAGTCGTGGCCGACCCTGCGAAAGGCACTCGGCCTCTAG